Proteins encoded together in one Synechococcus sp. A15-62 window:
- the dapB gene encoding 4-hydroxy-tetrahydrodipicolinate reductase, which produces MSAPIPVVVAGALGRMGAEVIKAVVGAEDCSLVGAIDNTPGKEGADVGLELGLGELEVVVTADFEGCLCAVSQSVRDSGSGAVLVDFTHPSVVYEHTRAAIAYGVHPVIGTTGLSPEQLNDLTEFSAKASVGGAVIPNFSVGMVLLQQAAAAAARFYDHAELTELHHNRKADAPSGTCIKTAELMEELGKSFNPEEVDEHESLAGCRGGQRDSGLRLHSIRLPGLVAHQEVMFGAPGETYTLRHDTIDRSAYMPGVLLTVRKVGSLGSLVYGLERLI; this is translated from the coding sequence ATGTCCGCTCCGATTCCCGTCGTTGTTGCCGGTGCCCTGGGGCGCATGGGCGCCGAGGTAATCAAGGCTGTGGTGGGAGCCGAAGACTGCAGCCTGGTTGGCGCCATCGACAACACCCCCGGCAAAGAGGGGGCAGACGTGGGCCTGGAGCTGGGCCTGGGCGAACTGGAGGTGGTCGTGACGGCTGATTTCGAAGGCTGTCTCTGCGCTGTGAGCCAATCGGTGCGGGACAGCGGCAGCGGAGCTGTGTTAGTGGATTTCACCCACCCCTCCGTTGTTTATGAGCACACCCGTGCGGCGATCGCCTACGGCGTTCACCCCGTGATCGGAACCACAGGGCTCTCTCCTGAACAACTCAACGACCTCACCGAGTTCTCGGCCAAAGCGTCCGTGGGTGGGGCCGTAATCCCCAATTTCTCTGTGGGCATGGTGCTCTTGCAGCAAGCCGCAGCCGCTGCGGCGCGCTTCTACGACCACGCGGAACTGACGGAACTGCACCACAACCGCAAGGCGGATGCCCCCAGCGGCACCTGCATCAAAACCGCTGAGCTGATGGAGGAGCTGGGAAAGAGCTTCAATCCCGAGGAAGTGGACGAGCACGAATCCCTGGCGGGCTGCCGCGGCGGACAGCGGGACAGTGGCCTGCGGCTGCACTCCATTCGGCTGCCGGGCCTGGTGGCTCACCAAGAGGTGATGTTCGGTGCCCCCGGGGAGACCTACACCCTGCGTCACGACACCATTGATCGTTCCGCTTACATGCCCGGCGTGCTGCTCACGGTGCGCAAAGTGGGCAGCCTCGGCAGCCTTGTGTATGGCCTTGAGCGCCTGATCTGA
- a CDS encoding high light inducible protein: protein MSQSSPSTPVVRGAQVTMEDGGRLNAFATEPRMEVVEATQGWGFHDRAEKLNGRMAMLGFIALLATELALGGESFVHGLLGLG, encoded by the coding sequence ATGTCCCAGTCCTCACCTTCCACTCCTGTCGTGCGCGGTGCACAGGTCACCATGGAAGACGGCGGCCGCCTCAACGCCTTTGCCACAGAACCCCGCATGGAAGTGGTTGAAGCAACGCAGGGCTGGGGCTTCCACGACCGCGCCGAAAAACTGAACGGCCGCATGGCCATGCTCGGGTTCATTGCTCTGCTCGCCACCGAGCTGGCCCTGGGCGGCGAATCCTTCGTTCACGGGCTCCTGGGCCTGGGCTGA
- a CDS encoding FAD-dependent monooxygenase, with translation MAPSPPEIHVLGAGPTGALTALALGLQGQRVVLFDPLTGSELRARSRAYAITHSSRRLLLNLGLWDDLCDALVPFRDLDLRDGATNARVLFGQDDLASANRNHDGIGWILDHLPLMELLLSRLEANGNVAMHLAEPCPDPGADALIVAADGPRSPTREAWGIRHWGIRYRQGCLTAKVALRGLPHDRACELFRPEGPFAVLPLGKGTFQVVWSAPWQRCQQRSELQHSAFLDQLAAVLPEGIEPDRLLDQPRAFPQQWLLAHRFHRGRGVLIGEAGHRCHPVGGQGLNLCWRDVEGLLRAVERGGSAATIARHYGMSRWLDVLQVGVATDLLVRVFSNRQPLLLPLRRLALLLLKRFSGLRQLSLRAMSDGPMQLWRALPN, from the coding sequence ATGGCTCCATCCCCTCCAGAGATTCATGTCTTAGGCGCTGGTCCCACCGGCGCCCTTACAGCTCTTGCCCTCGGCCTCCAAGGTCAGCGAGTGGTCCTGTTTGACCCGCTGACTGGATCAGAACTTCGAGCCAGAAGCCGGGCGTATGCCATCACTCACTCCAGCCGCAGGTTGTTATTAAATCTCGGGTTGTGGGACGACCTATGCGATGCCTTGGTGCCCTTCCGTGACCTGGATTTGCGGGACGGGGCCACCAACGCCCGCGTTCTCTTCGGCCAGGACGACCTGGCATCAGCCAATCGGAACCATGACGGCATTGGCTGGATCCTCGATCACCTGCCCTTGATGGAGCTGCTGCTGTCCCGCCTGGAGGCCAATGGCAACGTCGCCATGCACCTGGCCGAACCATGCCCTGATCCAGGCGCTGATGCCCTGATCGTGGCGGCTGATGGACCGCGCTCCCCCACACGAGAGGCCTGGGGCATCCGTCACTGGGGCATCCGCTATCGCCAGGGGTGTCTCACCGCCAAAGTTGCCCTGCGGGGACTCCCCCACGACAGGGCCTGCGAGTTGTTTCGTCCGGAAGGTCCTTTCGCCGTTTTGCCCTTGGGGAAGGGAACCTTCCAGGTGGTGTGGAGTGCACCCTGGCAGCGTTGCCAGCAGCGCAGCGAGCTGCAGCACAGTGCGTTTCTCGATCAGCTGGCCGCTGTTCTGCCGGAGGGGATTGAGCCGGATCGCCTGCTCGATCAACCCCGAGCGTTCCCGCAACAATGGCTGTTGGCTCACCGCTTCCATCGCGGAAGGGGCGTGCTCATCGGTGAGGCAGGCCACCGCTGCCATCCCGTTGGAGGCCAGGGGCTCAATCTCTGCTGGCGTGATGTGGAAGGCTTGCTGCGCGCCGTGGAGCGGGGCGGCAGCGCCGCAACAATCGCTCGGCACTACGGGATGAGCCGCTGGCTCGATGTGCTCCAGGTGGGTGTGGCGACGGATCTCCTGGTGCGGGTGTTCTCAAACCGCCAACCGCTGTTGCTTCCCCTAAGGCGCCTGGCTCTGCTGCTGCTGAAACGGTTCTCTGGGTTGCGTCAACTGAGCTTGCGGGCCATGAGTGACGGCCCCATGCAGCTCTGGCGGGCGTTGCCAAACTGA
- a CDS encoding DUF2949 domain-containing protein: MVMSSQRQPPATDALLQFLQLRLGLSPSALDLGQRQAELEQAPLPIVLWSFGLLSLQQLEEVFDWQNNQP; this comes from the coding sequence ATGGTCATGTCCAGCCAGCGACAACCCCCAGCGACGGACGCGCTGCTGCAGTTCCTTCAGCTCCGTTTGGGGTTGAGTCCCAGCGCCCTGGACCTGGGGCAACGCCAGGCTGAACTGGAACAAGCCCCTCTCCCAATCGTGCTGTGGAGCTTCGGGTTGTTGAGTTTGCAGCAGTTAGAAGAGGTCTTCGACTGGCAGAACAATCAGCCGTAG
- a CDS encoding adenine phosphoribosyltransferase: MMPGAPPLRHLDLDLQSHIRSIPDFPKPGILFRDINPLLRSPEAMAEVISQLGRICDQVKPDLIVGIESRGFIFGAPLASDRRLGFVPVRKPGKLPGEVVGLDYALEYGTDRLEIQADALEHSPRVLVVDDLLATGGTAAATGQLVEQAGGCLVGFAFVIELEGLGGRQALPAGQPVEALLRYG; encoded by the coding sequence ATGATGCCAGGGGCACCGCCATTGCGTCACCTGGATTTGGATCTTCAGTCGCACATTCGCTCAATTCCAGACTTTCCCAAGCCTGGAATTCTGTTTCGAGACATCAATCCGCTCCTGCGGTCGCCCGAGGCCATGGCCGAGGTGATCAGCCAGTTGGGCCGGATTTGCGACCAGGTGAAGCCTGATCTGATCGTGGGGATTGAATCCCGGGGGTTCATTTTCGGGGCACCCTTGGCCAGCGACCGACGGCTTGGCTTTGTGCCTGTGCGGAAGCCCGGAAAGCTCCCCGGTGAGGTGGTCGGTCTGGATTACGCCCTGGAGTACGGCACCGATCGGCTGGAGATTCAAGCTGATGCCCTTGAACATTCTCCCCGGGTCCTGGTGGTGGACGACTTGCTCGCCACCGGTGGAACGGCTGCAGCGACGGGACAGCTGGTGGAGCAGGCCGGTGGTTGTTTGGTGGGCTTCGCCTTTGTGATCGAGCTGGAGGGGCTTGGAGGTCGTCAGGCGTTGCCCGCGGGCCAACCCGTGGAAGCGTTGTTGCGCTACGGCTGA
- a CDS encoding DUF3038 domain-containing protein, whose protein sequence is MTEAPAPSAPTDGARLSRRGVERLDLLLLTIEALDLNGGEAMVWTSQQMGLQAQFPNRVELWKRRCHNPLRRTTRRDQLNPVDAESLICLVCAMADRLYPMLHQLLSSREPEQLTQQRWQLFHERLRDLIEERMNQRREAVVRLLTMEPAGPLHRQLISTLAFCAGPGGIDRLRATLLDPTP, encoded by the coding sequence ATGACTGAAGCTCCAGCCCCCAGCGCACCCACCGACGGCGCGCGCCTCAGCCGGCGGGGCGTCGAGCGCCTCGACCTCTTGCTGCTGACCATCGAGGCTTTGGATCTCAACGGTGGGGAGGCGATGGTCTGGACCAGCCAGCAGATGGGCCTTCAGGCGCAATTCCCCAACCGAGTTGAACTCTGGAAGCGACGCTGTCATAACCCCCTCCGGCGCACCACCCGGCGGGACCAGCTCAACCCGGTGGACGCCGAATCACTGATCTGCCTGGTGTGTGCCATGGCAGATCGGCTCTACCCCATGCTCCACCAACTCCTCTCGAGCCGCGAACCGGAACAGCTCACCCAACAGCGTTGGCAGTTGTTCCATGAGCGCCTGCGCGACCTCATCGAAGAGCGCATGAATCAGCGCCGGGAAGCCGTTGTTCGCCTCCTGACCATGGAGCCGGCAGGCCCTCTGCACCGTCAGCTGATCAGCACCCTGGCGTTCTGCGCAGGCCCGGGAGGAATCGATCGACTCCGCGCAACCCTGCTCGACCCAACGCCCTAG
- a CDS encoding DUF4335 domain-containing protein, which yields MLKTTYQYEQTAARLVVEGFPDLSAGHSNEAIGILSSWRLQLIGAPELEGNRDHLEALMAAVMPYARHRLSGVRRRFGQESGFVSIAPDQTNHRLELRSSREGVEPLQLRLDDAELADLVRCLDRLRLDNRVKLTWTFPEDRPLKRQEIVDRVPLQKRLGPPLLAGVALACTIATAWLVPLPPETKETSPAAAPVDKPETQADR from the coding sequence ATGTTGAAAACGACCTACCAATACGAACAGACCGCAGCACGGCTGGTGGTGGAAGGCTTTCCCGACCTCTCCGCAGGCCATTCCAATGAAGCAATCGGCATCCTGTCGTCCTGGCGGCTGCAGTTGATCGGAGCACCGGAACTGGAAGGAAACCGTGATCACCTCGAGGCGCTGATGGCAGCGGTGATGCCCTATGCCAGACATCGCTTGTCCGGTGTGCGGCGCCGTTTTGGCCAGGAGAGCGGGTTTGTGAGCATCGCCCCGGATCAGACCAACCATCGGCTGGAACTGCGCAGCAGCCGAGAAGGCGTTGAGCCGTTGCAGCTCAGGCTCGATGACGCCGAACTGGCCGATCTGGTGCGTTGCCTCGATCGCTTGCGGCTCGACAACCGCGTCAAGCTCACCTGGACGTTCCCCGAGGACCGCCCTTTGAAGCGTCAAGAGATCGTCGATCGCGTTCCTCTGCAGAAACGCCTCGGACCACCCCTTCTGGCCGGGGTCGCCCTGGCATGCACCATCGCCACGGCATGGCTTGTTCCTCTGCCTCCGGAGACCAAGGAGACATCGCCGGCAGCAGCACCGGTGGACAAACCTGAAACGCAGGCCGACCGTTGA
- a CDS encoding EF-hand domain-containing protein yields MTAPNALRVLGPLALVLSPMALQAAPGDKTMRVYSTRMETLFIRLDVNRDGRLDASEVKGRRALRRVLKRQNNRTYLLLKDLRLQDSSPSGPRLKRHFKKADRDRNRRLDRKEAKRIPWISRNFKVLDGDRDGTVTLQELWNHQRSLAPR; encoded by the coding sequence ATGACTGCGCCAAACGCCCTCCGTGTGCTCGGCCCGTTGGCTTTGGTGCTGAGCCCCATGGCGTTGCAGGCCGCCCCGGGCGACAAGACCATGCGTGTTTACAGCACCAGGATGGAAACCCTGTTCATCCGTTTGGACGTCAACAGAGACGGTCGATTGGATGCATCGGAAGTGAAGGGTCGACGTGCCCTGAGGCGGGTGCTCAAACGCCAGAACAATCGCACCTATCTCCTCCTGAAGGATTTGCGTCTACAGGACTCATCCCCGAGCGGCCCGCGCCTGAAGCGGCATTTCAAGAAAGCCGACCGTGATCGGAACCGTCGCCTGGATCGAAAGGAAGCGAAGCGCATCCCCTGGATCAGTCGCAACTTTAAGGTCTTGGATGGTGATCGAGATGGAACCGTGACCCTGCAGGAGTTGTGGAACCATCAGCGCTCCCTGGCGCCGCGTTAG
- a CDS encoding response regulator: MARDTMIWVVDDDPELRKMVGTYLIDQGYDVRSLCDVKQFEARLECQRPDLVVLDLMLPGDDGLTALRRLRDAGDDLPVVMLTARADGVDRIIGLEQGADDYLAKPFLPRELTARIEAVLRRRNAMPAGTPVEGGECIRFGDNQLDLSARTLLQNNQPVVITSGEFSLLAAFVRHPHRPLSRERLIELARGPGSDTDSRSMDVQVSRVRKLVEPDPTRPRYVQTVWGYGYVFVPDGTPRSR, translated from the coding sequence ATGGCCAGGGACACCATGATCTGGGTGGTGGACGACGACCCGGAGCTGAGAAAGATGGTCGGCACTTACTTGATCGACCAGGGCTACGACGTGCGCAGCCTCTGCGATGTGAAGCAATTCGAGGCACGTCTGGAATGCCAACGCCCAGATCTGGTGGTCCTTGATTTGATGCTTCCCGGCGACGACGGATTGACGGCACTGCGGAGGCTTCGGGATGCCGGTGATGATCTGCCCGTGGTGATGCTGACCGCGCGCGCCGATGGGGTTGATCGGATCATCGGCCTCGAACAGGGTGCCGATGACTACCTGGCCAAACCGTTCCTGCCCAGGGAACTGACGGCCCGAATAGAAGCCGTGCTCAGGCGGCGCAATGCCATGCCGGCGGGAACACCGGTGGAAGGTGGGGAATGCATCCGCTTTGGCGACAACCAACTGGATCTCTCCGCCCGCACCTTGCTGCAGAACAACCAGCCGGTAGTGATCACCAGCGGTGAGTTCAGCCTTCTGGCCGCCTTTGTGCGTCATCCCCATCGCCCCCTCTCGCGGGAACGCCTGATTGAACTGGCCCGAGGCCCGGGGAGCGACACCGACAGCCGCAGCATGGACGTTCAGGTGTCGCGGGTGCGCAAGCTGGTGGAACCGGATCCAACCCGCCCGCGCTATGTGCAGACGGTTTGGGGCTATGGCTACGTGTTTGTACCAGATGGCACGCCGAGATCCCGCTGA
- a CDS encoding ATP-binding protein, with protein MPRQRGVSRDLARFGAWGTTLLACWMLALLLLQALFGRQLERIQTLQLGRDLALNIRLAELTLERYPPALISELTGLELQVSERPAAPGRETQASAQRRQELRQVLCSRLSYCRVLRAAPSRAGTPEVWIELFSPLEPVWLRTPLPMARAWPPPPTLLLLALVGAVVMTGVLYLLVDVARPLRKLEDAVSRVGEDINRDPVPEEGSAEVRRISRRFNAMVRRLAEGDKERSTMLAGIAHDLRAPLTRLQFRLSIPELNAEERTRCQSDLEALERITGQFLLYAGGGEREECVACPLDQWLAETVAGHPKDQLELELSPIHLRIRPVALGRAVSNLIDNAFSHGTAPVVVRLRKQGAEVAIEVWDQGQGIPTNAWERALQPFQRLDSARGRQGHCGLGLAIVNHVVRNHAGRLSFRQGNGDPGRFAVIINLPLSETKEPDIP; from the coding sequence ATGCCTCGCCAACGGGGAGTGAGTAGAGATCTGGCTCGCTTCGGTGCCTGGGGAACGACCCTGCTGGCCTGTTGGATGCTGGCCCTGTTGCTGCTGCAGGCTCTGTTCGGCCGGCAACTGGAGCGAATTCAGACGCTGCAACTGGGGCGGGATCTGGCGTTGAACATCCGCCTCGCTGAATTGACCCTGGAGCGTTATCCCCCTGCACTGATCAGCGAACTGACCGGTCTGGAACTTCAAGTAAGCGAACGACCAGCAGCTCCAGGTCGAGAAACGCAGGCCTCAGCCCAGCGGCGCCAGGAGCTAAGGCAGGTGCTCTGCTCTCGCCTCTCGTACTGCCGTGTGCTCCGGGCTGCCCCCAGCAGGGCAGGCACACCAGAGGTGTGGATTGAACTGTTCTCTCCGCTGGAACCGGTCTGGCTGCGCACCCCCCTGCCCATGGCGCGCGCCTGGCCGCCGCCACCAACACTGCTGCTGCTGGCCCTGGTGGGCGCTGTGGTGATGACCGGGGTGTTGTACCTGCTGGTGGATGTCGCCCGTCCTCTTCGCAAGCTTGAGGACGCGGTCTCGCGGGTGGGTGAAGACATCAACCGCGATCCTGTCCCCGAAGAAGGTTCAGCAGAAGTCCGCCGGATCTCCCGGCGCTTCAACGCAATGGTGCGCCGCCTGGCTGAGGGGGATAAAGAGCGCTCAACGATGCTGGCTGGCATCGCCCACGATCTGCGAGCACCCCTAACCCGGCTGCAGTTTCGTTTGTCGATACCGGAGCTGAACGCCGAGGAACGAACCCGCTGCCAAAGCGATCTGGAGGCTTTGGAGCGCATTACAGGCCAGTTTCTGCTGTACGCCGGAGGCGGTGAACGGGAGGAGTGCGTTGCCTGTCCGTTGGATCAGTGGCTGGCTGAAACCGTGGCAGGGCACCCGAAGGACCAACTGGAGCTCGAGCTCAGTCCGATCCATTTACGGATTCGACCGGTTGCCCTCGGCCGCGCGGTGAGCAACCTGATCGACAACGCCTTCAGCCATGGCACCGCACCGGTTGTCGTTCGGCTGCGCAAACAAGGCGCTGAGGTCGCCATTGAAGTGTGGGACCAGGGGCAGGGAATACCCACCAACGCCTGGGAACGGGCCCTGCAACCTTTTCAGCGCCTGGATTCAGCACGAGGGCGTCAAGGCCATTGCGGCCTGGGGCTGGCGATCGTGAACCATGTGGTTCGCAACCATGCCGGACGGCTCAGTTTTCGCCAGGGGAACGGCGATCCAGGCCGCTTTGCCGTGATCATCAACCTTCCACTAAGTGAGACGAAAGAGCCAGACATTCCGTAA
- the ppk2 gene encoding polyphosphate kinase 2, translated as MVELQVGFSNKHKRLNKKVYEKELAKLQTELVKMQYWVKATGFRIIILFEGRDAAGKGGSIKRLTEPLNPRGCRVVALGTPSEHQKSQWYFQRYVEHFPSAGEIVIFDRSWYNRAGVEKVMGFATREQVEQFYVSCPQFEQMLVQDGILLLKYWFSINDDEQEKRFQERIDNEERRWKMSPMDIESRNRWVEYSKAKDTMFAKTHIPEAPWFTVEANDKRRARLNCLRHILSKVPYEDMTPPPIKMAKRPKQGSYKRPPFNEQFFVPNNYPYND; from the coding sequence ATGGTAGAACTGCAAGTGGGGTTTTCCAACAAGCACAAACGGCTGAATAAAAAGGTCTACGAAAAAGAGCTGGCCAAACTCCAGACAGAACTGGTCAAAATGCAGTACTGGGTGAAAGCCACCGGCTTTCGCATAATCATCCTGTTTGAAGGGCGAGACGCCGCAGGCAAGGGAGGATCGATCAAACGGCTGACGGAACCCTTGAACCCAAGGGGATGTCGGGTGGTGGCCCTGGGCACGCCTTCAGAACATCAGAAAAGCCAGTGGTACTTCCAGCGCTATGTGGAGCATTTTCCAAGTGCTGGAGAAATCGTTATTTTTGACCGGAGCTGGTACAACCGCGCCGGTGTGGAAAAGGTGATGGGCTTCGCGACACGCGAACAGGTGGAGCAGTTTTATGTGTCATGTCCACAGTTTGAGCAGATGCTGGTGCAGGACGGAATCCTGCTGCTCAAATACTGGTTCTCCATCAACGATGACGAACAGGAGAAGCGTTTCCAGGAACGCATCGATAACGAAGAGCGTCGCTGGAAGATGAGTCCGATGGACATCGAGTCACGCAACCGCTGGGTGGAGTACTCGAAAGCGAAGGACACCATGTTTGCCAAGACGCACATCCCGGAAGCTCCATGGTTCACCGTGGAGGCCAATGACAAGCGCCGCGCCCGCCTGAATTGCCTGCGTCACATTCTCAGCAAGGTGCCCTATGAAGACATGACGCCGCCACCCATCAAGATGGCCAAGCGCCCAAAGCAAGGAAGCTACAAACGGCCTCCTTTTAACGAGCAATTCTTTGTTCCCAACAACTATCCCTACAATGACTAA
- the arsJ gene encoding organoarsenical effux MFS transporter ArsJ has protein sequence MKLSPLQQYGIVTANYWAFTLTDGALRMLVVFHFHQLGYTTLEIAFLFLFYELFGVVTNLYGGWIGARYGLRLTLWAGTLLQILALLMLMPVAASWPKLLSVIYVMVAQAISGIAKDLNKMSAKSAIKTVVPETPEDQQQGQQQLFKWVAILTGSKNALKGVGFFLGGVLLTAFGFNAAVGWMAAGLTLAFLLTLVLPGEIGKMKSKPAFSSLFSKSQGINVLSLARFFLFGARDVWFVVALPVFLEASLGWSFWEIGGFLGLWVICYGIVQGSAPGLRRLWGRTTSLGVSAVQFWSALLTSIPALIAVALWRQVDVSVAITAGLAAFGVVFAMNSSIHSYMVLAYTDAESVSLNVGFYYMANAAGRLVGTLLSGAVFMLGKTEAAGMQACLWASSLLVVLSWLSSLRLPAVRNAT, from the coding sequence ATGAAGCTTTCCCCTCTGCAGCAGTACGGCATCGTCACCGCCAACTACTGGGCCTTCACTCTCACCGACGGCGCCCTGCGGATGCTGGTGGTGTTCCATTTTCATCAGCTCGGCTACACCACCCTCGAGATCGCCTTCCTGTTTCTCTTTTATGAGTTGTTCGGGGTGGTCACCAATCTCTATGGCGGTTGGATCGGTGCCCGCTACGGGCTTCGGCTCACCCTCTGGGCGGGGACGCTGCTTCAGATTCTTGCGCTGCTGATGTTGATGCCCGTCGCCGCCAGTTGGCCGAAACTGTTGAGCGTGATCTACGTGATGGTCGCTCAGGCCATCAGCGGCATCGCCAAAGACCTCAACAAGATGAGTGCCAAGAGCGCCATTAAGACGGTGGTGCCGGAAACACCGGAGGACCAGCAGCAGGGGCAGCAGCAGCTGTTCAAGTGGGTGGCGATCCTCACGGGGTCCAAGAATGCCCTCAAGGGTGTGGGGTTCTTTCTCGGTGGGGTGCTGCTGACCGCCTTTGGCTTCAATGCTGCCGTGGGCTGGATGGCGGCAGGCCTCACCCTCGCCTTCCTGCTCACCTTGGTGCTGCCCGGGGAGATCGGAAAGATGAAGTCCAAGCCGGCCTTTTCGTCGCTGTTCTCCAAATCCCAGGGCATCAACGTGCTGTCTCTGGCGCGCTTCTTTTTGTTTGGTGCCCGGGATGTCTGGTTCGTGGTGGCCTTGCCGGTGTTTCTCGAGGCTTCTTTGGGCTGGAGTTTCTGGGAGATCGGCGGTTTTCTCGGTCTGTGGGTGATTTGCTACGGCATCGTCCAGGGATCAGCGCCTGGCCTGAGACGACTCTGGGGGCGGACCACGTCCCTGGGAGTGTCTGCGGTGCAGTTCTGGAGTGCTCTGCTCACCTCCATTCCCGCCCTGATCGCTGTGGCGCTGTGGCGCCAGGTGGATGTGTCGGTCGCCATCACCGCAGGCCTTGCCGCCTTTGGGGTGGTGTTCGCGATGAATTCATCGATCCACTCCTACATGGTGCTGGCTTACACCGATGCCGAGAGCGTCAGCCTCAACGTGGGCTTCTACTACATGGCCAATGCTGCAGGGCGCTTGGTAGGAACCTTGCTCTCGGGGGCGGTGTTCATGCTCGGCAAAACCGAAGCCGCTGGTATGCAGGCCTGTCTCTGGGCTTCATCCCTGCTGGTGGTGTTGTCCTGGCTCAGCAGCCTCAGGCTGCCGGCTGTGCGGAACGCCACTTGA